The window ACATGTTTGAACAGGATcacaaaaaaaaataatttaaactataTAAATAAATGTGCAGTAAGCTTAGAAAATGTGCAGAATCTGAGTAAAGTGAGGCAGAATATTTATTGTGCTTGATGCAACCTGATGTGTGACAACAGCAGTTTTTGTGACTCTGAGTTTCCTCCTTATTTCAGCATGTTTTAATATCTAAACTCTGGTGCCATTTCTCAACTTGCTCAGTAAATAAATTATTCAGAAATGAACACAAAGTAGATGGAAAAGCGTTTTACTCGGATCTGCCCTCAATTGGGACAAAACAACGCTATTTTGAGTATTCAGATTTAATATATTGAAATTAGTTACATGAATAAAAATGTTACATGAAATAAAATTTAGGAGAATAAAAATGATCAGATCGTACTTTTCATCATTAATTTTTCTATAGTAAAaagaaataatttttttatttcatattcAGGATTGATTTAATTTTAACTTGTTTTCAATAACATTTTCATTTCCTAATAATTATCTGtgtcataaaataaataaagatctATATTTAATTTTTAGATTATGTCAAatatttaaaagcagctgaaaactcacttgttcacgcAAGCTTTTCATTCACACCAATTCTGCCTTTCACTGATTTGTGTACTCATTTTCCATTTCCTGACAATTTTATCACAGTATTTACTTTccccatttttatgttttttaatcatgttttctttatttattttttagttctTGCAAAGTAAACTTGTTTTCTTGAGGAGAACTATAtaaaagcttcttcttcttcttcttcttcttcttcttcttcttcttcgtcttcctcctcctcctcctcctcctcctcctcttcttcttcttcttcttcttcttcttcttcaaatcaaatcaaatcaaatctttgtacatcatccatccattcattcatccatccaactatccttccatctttccatccatcttCCATCATCCAATCATccacatatccatccatccagccatccctacatccatcatccatcatccatctatctatccatccattgatCCATTCATCAATCAgttcacccattcatccatccatccatccatccattcacccacccattcatccattcaaCTGTCCATCCATATCCATCCGTcttaccatccattcatccattcacccatccatccatccatccatcaacccattcATCCATTCAACTGTCCATCCATATCCATCCGTTTTaccgtccattcatccatccgttttaccatccattcatccatccattcatccatccatccataatccatgcctccatccatccatccatccattcatccatccatccataatccatgcctccatccatccatccatccattcatccatccatccatccatcaacccattcATCCATTCAACTGTCCATCCATATCCACCCGTcttaccatccattcatccatcaatccataATCCATtcctccattcatccatccttccatccaactATCCATCACCTTCATTTCTCATGAAAAGTGGCCATAAAGAGCAACCACGAGCTTTTGATAATAAACCATAATACCAGTGGATTGTTTTAGTCTTTATGTTCGGTCATTTGGTTACATTATGCAAAGCTTTTTATGAAATACCTACACTGTTCTGTAttaggaaagtgtgtgtgtgtgtgtgtgtgtgtgtgtgtgtgtgtgtgtgtgtgtgcgtgtgtgtgtgtgtgtgtgtgtgtgtgtgtgtgtgtgtgtgtgtgtgtgtgtgtgtgtgtgtgtgtgtgtgtgtgtgtgtgagtgattgcGGGGGAGGGTTGGGTGTCCTCACTGGTGCTGTGAGATGAATCACCATTGGGGCCATAATTTAGTCCATTATGTCCTCTGGTTTGCAGCCGTAGCCTTGGGGCCCTCTGGCACCGAACGCTGTGTCATTTGCTACCAACTGGGTTTTTGATGAGAGTGTGTGACCTCAACGCCTCATCCCTCACCACCGTCTCATTCCTTTTATTTACATCTGTCTTTAGCATTCTAATTACTCTCTTTATTGCTTTAGCCTGGAGGAATCTGTTACACTGCAGAAAAACGCACTAAGGACACTGGAGTTTAAACCAATAATAAGCAGCATAACTCCCATTAGCCACAGGCAAAGATTGGGCCTGTGAGGGTCTGATTTTATGGGCTGTGGGCAAGAAAACTATAGACAGTCCTCCTATACGCAAAGGGTTCATTTGCATTTCTGCAGACGGAAATTCTAATTCATTTTATGGCCTCACAGTAAACTCAGACTCGGCTACAGGGAAAATGATCTAAATGTTTCTGATCAAGATGCTTTCAGCAAGTGCTGACAATATGTGTTTATGATCCATAAAAATgggaaatatttttatttttgttatgtGTGAGGCAAACAGGATGTACATCTTCAGTCTTTTTCAGAAAATGTCAATAAAAAAATCTTAATCGACCAAACCCTTCCCTCTGAATCTTATAAAATAGCATCAAGAGCAGGCACAGCAGTCTTTAATGAGCTCTCAACTTTAAAGACTTGAAGGATATTAACAAGCTGCTTGACAAATGGTGCTTAGAAGCACATTAAAGACGCAGCTAATGGTGCGCATAATGACGGCTAATTTTCGATCAGATATAAATTAGAGCCCCCAACAGTTATTTGCCTTAAGGACTTTATGTAAATGATTCTGTTCTGTATAAACTGAAAAACTGAGACGGAGTGAGcgggtgagtgtgtaagtgaatGAGTGAGGGAGagctaaagagagagagagagagagagagagagagagagagagagagagagagagagagagagagcagcccTCCTTGTGGGTATGATTAATAGATTTGCAACAGACCACGGCTGTCAGAGCCCAGTGAGCACACATTCACCAGACAGCTCTACCACCTTCTCATTAGGGTCCGTTCTCGACGCTGTTCAAGAATTACTCATGTGGAACGCTATACGAGGGTCAGAGAGAGGAAGAGGTTCACACTTCACTGTAATCATACAAGACTGGGAGTTCATGAACAACAAAACTCCCACTGTTTGGTCAGTTttgttaaatgtaataaacacatTTGAAGGGGAATCATGTAGCTTGTGCACCAACTAACACTTGCAGTTGGAGGTTAAAGGTCATTAAGGAACGTCCACACATGCTACATACAGTCAGAATACGTTTTATGTTATTTCCATTATTTATATTTTCAGTTTCAATAGTGATGACATTTTTTTTCACCAAAATTGGTTGAAGAAATGTTTGCATGCTGAACAATTTTTGTCTTGCAAATGGTAATCTACTTACTATTGCACTGACAATATTGCTGTTTGATAATTgatcatttttaattatttttgattCAATTCAATATATTAGATCTATTGTTTGAATTTAATTAGTTTGGTCCTTTTATATGCTTATAGGATTTGACTTTAACTTCATAAACATCCCCATGTgcccatctcatctcatctcatctccaaatgtccatccatccattgtctgaacccgcttcgtccacgtagggtcgcgggggggtctggtgcctgtctccagcggtcaacgggcaatcaggtggggtacaccctggacagagagccagtccatcgcagggcaacacagagacacacaggacaaagaatcacgcacactcacactcacacactcacacacacacacacacacacacacacacacacacacacacacacttaaggacAATTTTAGATAGACCAATTAAcaaaacagtcatgtttttggactgtgggaggaagctggagcacccggagagaacccacgcatgcacagggagaacatgcaaactccatgcagaaagatcccaggccgggaatcgaacccaggaccgtctagctgcaaggcaacagctctaaccactgcacagccccATCTTCAAATGTCATACAAAACTATTTAATGGTCCCATTATTCTGCACCAGACGTTTTGGATATCTGATCACTGCATCACCTCATCTTTGTGTGCAAACAGCATCATTGTTTAGAAACAATAATATGACCAATGGTTATAAAAGATGCTCAAGGCAAGATGTCATATTTCAGTATAGTGTCTTAACATGTCCAGCATGTTTGCTGGGCAAACCATTTATTTTGGCCAATAAGGATGAATCATGAATGCACCCATGTTTTCAAAAAAACTGACCACATGCAGAAATCTGCCCCAGAACATGTTCTCCATTGCAGAGACAACTGTATTGCAACAGTCTAATCTAGATGTAGGGATGAATTTCCCCTCCAGCAAAAGCATTTAAATATTTATCTAGaaagagcaaaaaataaataagacaAAAATCACAAAAAAAGACATCAACCGCCCAGATTAGAGAACAACATGATGTAGTGTTCCATGATAAATTGAGACTagtttatgtttgaatgtgtgaaATAGCAGAGTTGGAActctaaaattattattatttcggTGTCAGCTTTATATCAAGCAGTGACTGTGGTGTTGATGCACCAGCCTCTAATCATGCCCCTGAGCTGTTTCCCTTATGAAGGCTGGAAATGTTCTCATTACCAATAAATTCATTTTAAAACCAGAATTTtacatttactttattttttcagTGATACAATAACAGTATGAAAAAATGTTTAATCACTTCatgttttgtattttttgtgggttttttttgggggggggggggggggctgaaaatTAAAGGTGTGTGTTTAAAAGGATCTTGGTCATAAATATTTGATGACTGAGGAACTACGCATGTCCTGAGCTTTTATTAATTTCCAAAATGAAGCTCATTTAGTGATGCCTTTATTCCGggtttttcaaagtaaaaaaagAGAAAAGTACAAGAAATATCTTTACATTGTCAGATTCAGATCACATAAATGCGTATACTTTATTTTAAAGCATTTTTGTTTAATTGGCTAAAAGTAAAACTAATTGTTACTATAAATAAAAGCGGCCTCCTCTGGCAGCGCAGCCACGAGACATGGAGCAAATCCCTCCCCTCGCGCTCCTGCGTTCCACTCCACATCCAAAAGTATCCCACAGACCTCCTGCTCACCATCCACGGCGGCACCATCGATTAGATTCTGGAAAACACTTAATAAACTAATGACTATTGATGACTGATTAATATTGCATCAACAACAACTGATTGGCGACATTATCAAGTGGAGAAGACGTTGTTCTGGTGGCGCAGCAGAGCCAGCAGATGATAAATATGGTTGTCGCGGGCGTACAGAGCGCGGCGCGCGCAGTTTATGGCTCTCGCAGTTCCGTCTGATTCAAGAGCAGGCGCGTCTTTTGAAGGCAGACACTTGGCGTAAATGTACAGTTAAAATATTCTCCTCTCAGGTCCCTGGGCGGAGCTCCGACAGTCCCTGGCTTCATTAAAATTTCATCAGTATCCCTGTGAAAGGGCTGaaaatgttctgtgtgtgtgtgtgtgtgtgtgtgtgggggggggggggtcgtcagaGATGGAGGAAAATAAAACAAGGGGACGTAATTATAACAAAAGGAGGCAGCGCTGGCCTTTTTGTTTTGGAGAAAGCTCCCATGGCGTCTTTTTCTGTGTGTTTGTGGCCTTTGGAAGAAAAAATATCACACCGgtatgtggtttttttttttcaaatctggATCTTCGTTTTTGCGTTGAGCGTGATGCGATAAATGCGCTATCAGAGCCAGAAACCAACCCTAACTTCCCCGAgaatgtgtgcgcgcgcgcgtgtgtgtgtagttGGAAGTCCAGAGGAGCTCCGGCATGTCAACCAGCAGCGAGGCTCTCTGAATAAAGTTAATTTCAATTCCCGATGAGACCCTTCCCTCCCCTTCCCTTCTCCCCCTCCCCCGCCCTCCCTGACCAGCGGTAATTAACAAGGATAGCTAATGACTACTTAAACTCGCTCTTCATAATTATCTGCTTTTCATAATTCGATGTGTAATTTAATAATTCGCTCTTATTAAGTGAACGGCTCGTTGAGGGGGAAATTAGAGGCACTCACCAGGAGCATCTTTTAATTGATGAACCATCATCGCAGTCTCATTAATCAGGGTCGTTTTGATACTCTTTAATTCGTCATTTGAGGCCGGTCGGATTGCATTGGAGCGTGTTTCTGGCTCTTGGCGCGGCTGTTATGAAGATGTTGTTCGGTTGATTGGGGAGCCCTGAGGTGGGGAGCCATGTCAGTGAGGTGTGGAAGAAAAAAGGTTTGATTGAAGAGTAACAACCTACAGGTGATTTTTTGAAAGTTAAGTAGCAACCTGTAAAATGTTATTTTCAGAAAAAATGTCCCGGTGAGGTCTGGAACTgaactgtccatggtgctgaaacgcTTGCTCAGCGCTAACTCATCCAGCCCTGAAGCTCTGATTTAGACGTGACGCTCAAAATAACCCTCCTCTAAATACAACTTCTTtatctatttattcatttttcttcaaAAGCATTCACTGTGCAGATCGAATGTTTGAGTGTGTATTCAAAAAGAGTCGGCCACGTTTGGCAGGCGAGGCTGTTTTTCTGGcgggctgacatctggcaagtctGTGCTCCAGGGACCCATCTAGCTCTCCACAGACCCCCTGATTAGACTCTAATAGAATATTAGCATTTGCTCTCAGGTAAGGCGACTGTGAGCTGCTATAAGCTGGCTAGCAGGCAGGCAGCGTGTCACTGGAGAAGCCATGTGTGTCTTTAACGCTGATGGAGGAGAGAAATAAGGCCCTGCTGCATGATGAGGCCTGGAGGAGCACGGTGAAATCAGCAGTTCAAGgcgagaatgaaaaaagaaagaaaagaaattcTAATTACAAATCACATTTACATGGCTGGTATTCAGTCTGAGGCATAATAGCGAGAGGAGGTGGGGGGTTACCAGAGTGCTCGTCTACACTCAAACCAGGCTAATTTTCTATATAACACCAAGCTGAGCGCCTCTTTGTGAGCGATTATGTCAAGAAAATGAAATATTTGTACTCAAAGAATCCACAAGCTGCTTTTAAAAGCTCAGCTTCCCGCAGCTTAAGCCTTCCCCTCCTCCTCATCAATAAATAAACAGATGAATGAGTAAAAAGAAAATATCTATATTAATACGTCTGGATGAGCCACACTCACAACAAAACGTCCACTTAAATGTTAAAGTTCGTTCTTTAATGAAACACATATCAGTTCAATAAGGAAATAATTTAAATTTACATGGATGGAAATGAAATTGTTAAGAAAATAAAGCAACAAACAATACAGAAATAAGTTTATACCTCAGCTAAACAGCAATACAGCGATATATTTATGTGCATCGACTGATTCCAATgaaatatttacattttacaCTTCCATGGTTCTTTTTgtcatcaagaaaaaaaaaacagaaacagtTGAATTAAACAAGGTGGTTCAACAAGCAACAATCTCGTCATGATGCGTGTATATTTATACAAATAAACAGCAGCAAACAAGCATACATAAAGTAATTTTTAAAAAGAGATTCTATCTCATAAATATCTCGATTGTACCATCTCAGACATCAAAActggagaccccccccccccccacacacacacacacacacacgcacacacactttttaAACCGGATCAACACTCATAACTTGCTGTCAGGATTAGATTTCCTCAAGCagaacaaggtgtgtgtgtgtgtgtgtgtgtgtgtgtgtgtgtgtgtgtgtgtgtgtgtgtgtgtgtgtgtgtgtgtgtgtgtaggtgggtggggggggggggatcccaaTAAATATATAATGAAGTAAACATGACCTCACCCAATAAATAGTTCATAAGACTGGCCTACGTTGGATTGTAACTTAAGCTGCATGGAAAATCATATTTTTTCCTCATTGTaaagaatatttaaaataaataaatattaaagtTACAAGCAAGCGAGTCCCAATTTCGATCATTCCGCCTCATGAGGCCCTTAAAAAACAACCCCCTGGATTTTATGTTAAAACGCAGGAATCTTAAAAACAGATCCCTGAAATAATCAATTCCACATTTAGACACGAAACGAAGTGTGTGACAAGTAAATGATTCATTTACAGGAAGGTTTATTTGGCAGTAATCTAATATTAGCTCTCAACTTGTGTGCTTTCCTGCTAATCCCCCCACGGACCTGAATAAATGTCAGACTGCATTGTCATGAACTCGGAGGGAAACTGTAGCTCATCCTATAAGCTGCCCCCCTCCCAAAAACAAATAACATGTAAGTGTTTTGAATTAAGTAGGAGTTTGTAAATTAAAAATGATATTTCATCGCAAACTATAATAAATAATACATTAAAAAACAAAGTTTAAAGAGTCCTTACTGCCTTAATAAGGTGGAAAGTGTGATCTTACTTGCTCCGCCAAAAACGATGCCTCCATGTCTTCCTCCTCAGCGCGTAAAAGAGACGTGACTGGGTGTTTTCGACATTTTTTCAGTTATTGTTCGTTTTTTATGACTTTTTGATTCTTTTTTTCCTCAAAGTTCAAAGCACAAAGTCATTGATGATTGAAAAAAGGGGAGGCGTGTGAGAGATAGGAAATATGATACAAATAAACAGTTCCAAGTCTTTTTCGTTGGCGGCTTCTAGACGCACGCGGAGTACTTCATTCGTTTCTGTTTCTGTCGCTGGTTGCAAAACCAGACACGCACCACGTTCTTTTTCAGGTCCAGCTTTTCTGCGATCGCTGCGATTTTCTCCGAGGAGGGACGAGGCTGGATGGCGAAGTAGGCCTCCAGCGATCTCTTCTCCGGCGCCGCTATCGACGTGCGCTTCCGCTTTTTCTCTGCGCCGTTGAACAGCTCGGGTTTATTCAGTTTCTCCCTGTGTGATTTCTCAGCTTCTTCTAACCACGCTTGCAGGATGGGCTTCAAAGCGATCATGTTGTTGTGGGACAGCGTGAGGGACTCGAATCGGCAAATGGTGCTCTGGCTGAGAGAGCCCACCCCAGGAATCTTCAGACTGGCCAACGCTGACCCTACGTCCGCCTGGGTAACCCCGAGTTTGATCCGTCTCTGCTTAAACCTCTCCGCGAAGGCTTCCAAGTCCCTGGGATCGGCGTCCACGTCGTTCATGCCCATGTGTGGTGGAAGCCCGTGGGCATGGACCATGTTGATGGCCGCCTGGTGCATGTGGTTCATGCCCGCCATGTGGGCAGGGTGCGCAGGCGTGGATACGACCGAGCCATCCGGCCCCGCCATGGCTCCCAGTGCCAGTCCCGGGGTGATGTGATCCAGTAGGTCCCCCTCCAGCGCCTGGTGGggctggtgatggtggtggtgatggtggtgatggtggtggccaGCCAGAGCGGACGGGTGAGAAATAGGcaccgaggaggaggaggacgaagaCGACGTGCAGGGGAGAGTGTTCATGTTGTGGTAGGTGGCGTCTGGCTTGAAGGGGCTGTGATGTGGAGGGTGGTGGTGGCTCTTGGTCTGCGAGACTATATCCACCGCCGCGAGAGCTTCAGCCCGGGCCAGCAAACTCTCATCCAAGCCTCCGAATATATTGCTCTGCAATTGCAAATAGAATGCACATATAACTGTCAGCAGGGAATTCTCCCTCCACTCCTCGGTTTAAAACATTtccagaatgtggaaaaaaagaaatccaaaaaaataaaataaaaatgaggggaggggagggggcacaCAAAACAAGAATCATGCAACATCCCAGgtcataaaaattaataaaggcAAAGCCGACTGAATACACAAGTTGAGCaagaggagagagaaaaaataagGAGGTATTGGGTGATTTGCTGTGTagacatgaaaaaaacatcaagcaaaaaaaaaaaaaaaaagtgggctGTCAAAATGTGCCTTTAAGGTGTGATTATGCAGAATACGTACCGGTGGGGTTGGGAGACAGGCTCTGCGCATCGCCTCCGAGCTGCTGCTGCCGCCgccgctgctgctgatgatggtgCTACTGTGTCGGGAAGACGAGCAGGACGACGAGGGCGCATTGGAAGTCAGAGTGGAGGACGAGGAGGAATGCAGTGAGGAGTACTTGGGCTCGGGCAGGCTGGTGTGGGCCATGCTGAAAGCCTGCTTGCTGTTCAGAGACATCATCATCATATTTGCTGGCGTCCAAACCTCTGAAAGTTCCTTTTAATAAGTTAAGGCTCCGCCTCCTCGGTCGGGAGTTGGGAGCCCGCTTGCTTCGCAGGAAGTCGAGTAAAGTGCAAGCTGAAGACGATGGTCCAACTCAAAACCACATCTATTTATTAAAGCACGTGCAGGTATgacggtctctctctctctctctcttcggttttttttttttttaccgacaAGCCATGCAGCTGATGCCTCTTCCTCTGCGGACCTGTGGCGCGATGTTCAAAAGCACTGTCTGCTTTTCCCCATAACTGTTATCTACAGATTTACTCATTTACCTCAGATCTGTGTACAGGTTTTTGGCAGGACTCCTCAGTGATGTcgccaaaaaagaaaaagaaaatacaaataaaatggcTTTCCGTCTCTCAGGATTTCCAAAAGTAGCTGATTTCGTTGATCTGTTTGCggcttttgtttaaaaaaaggcaAAAGATTTCCGTTTCGGTTGTGTGTGAGGAGTGGACGGCGGTGACAGTCTCCGTTCT is drawn from Nothobranchius furzeri strain GRZ-AD chromosome 4, NfurGRZ-RIMD1, whole genome shotgun sequence and contains these coding sequences:
- the pou4f2 gene encoding POU domain, class 4, transcription factor 2, whose protein sequence is MMMMSLNSKQAFSMAHTSLPEPKYSSLHSSSSSTLTSNAPSSSCSSSRHSSTIISSSGGGSSSSEAMRRACLPTPPSNIFGGLDESLLARAEALAAVDIVSQTKSHHHPPHHSPFKPDATYHNMNTLPCTSSSSSSSSVPISHPSALAGHHHHHHHHHHHQPHQALEGDLLDHITPGLALGAMAGPDGSVVSTPAHPAHMAGMNHMHQAAINMVHAHGLPPHMGMNDVDADPRDLEAFAERFKQRRIKLGVTQADVGSALASLKIPGVGSLSQSTICRFESLTLSHNNMIALKPILQAWLEEAEKSHREKLNKPELFNGAEKKRKRTSIAAPEKRSLEAYFAIQPRPSSEKIAAIAEKLDLKKNVVRVWFCNQRQKQKRMKYSACV